ggcctggaagagggcataTGCCTCCAAGTGCATCAAATTTCCAACCAAAGAGGGACTTAAGcaattcaaagaaaaatgaaattaacttCAAAACTGTTATTTATAGCTTTCCACCCAGCCACCAACTCACCCTCATCCATATTACTACCCTACTACCCTGAAATATTTCAAGAGCCAGCAAACATCAGACCACATACTGTGTAAAAAAATACTtccatttgaaaatattcattcCAGGTAAAGAGAAACAGAGCTAACACAGATGCTTAGTTAATTcctgaaattttaattatttgtgaaAATTTCAACATCCTCATTTGTCAAATGTCACCATAAGAACTATTAAGCAATAACAAAGtggcttttttactttctttttgtttgcCTCCCTTTAACCAGCCCATCCATATCCACAGCTAAGCATGTATATgaccaaacaaaaagcaaaagtagGCTTTAGGAGGCTGAATCACTCTCATACTAGGAAACTGACCCTCAAGCATTCTAGGGTTCATCTACCTTTAAGACTACTTGTTGATTATTACTCAGCCGCTTTAGCTGGCATACGGGTACCACAGACTGACAAACATGCTGTATTTGCAACAGGTGGTAGAATTTATATCTTGCTAGACTGCCACACAGGTATTCCAAAGGCTCAGACCTTAAACTCCCACTCCCAACATCTATCCCTACAAAGGACCAATATTTTAGGttaccaatcaaaaaatgggccaaagaactaaacagacatttctccaaagaagacatacagatggctaacaaacacatgaaaagatgctaaacatcactcattatcagagaactgcaaatcaaaaccacaatgaggtaccacctcacacaggtcagaatggctgctatcaaaaaatctacaaacaataaatgctggagagggtgtggagaaaagggaaccctcttacactgctggtgggaatccaaactagtatagccactatggacaacagtgtggagagACCTTaaaactctgagccaccagggaagcccagaactaccatatgacccagcaatcctgctgctgggcatacacacagaaaaacccagaattgaaagagacacatgtaccccaatgttcatcgcagcactgtttacaatagccaggacatggaaacaacctggatgtccatcggcagacaaatggataagaaagatgtggtacatatacacagtggaatattactcagctattaaaaagaatacatttgaatcagtcttaatgaggtggatgaaactggagcctattatacagagtgaagtaagtcagaaagaaaaacacaaatacagtatattaaagcatatatatggaatttagaaagatggtaatgatgaccctatatgcgagacagcaaaagagacacagatgtaaataacagacttttggactctgtgggagaaggtgagggtgtgatgatttgagagaatagcattgaaacatgtatattatcatatgtgaaatagatcaccagtccaggttcaatgcatgagacaagatgctcagggctggtgcactgggatgaccctgagggatgggatggggagggaggtgggagggtggttcaggatagggaacacatgtatacccatggctgattcatgtcaatgtatggcaaaaaaaaaaaaaaaaaaaactacagtattgtaaagtaattagcctccaattaaaataagtaaaattttttaaaatttatatatatatatatatatatatatatatatatatatatatatatatattgggttACACTTTGCCCTGAGAAGCACAGGTAGCAAACCTTGACTTCAGAAATGGACATAGGCAGAGAAGTTCTCCCCACCCTGCCAGGGAATGTGTCACCATAGAGGATAATGGAATCAGGGGAGCAGCAGGGGATAGAGGCCGGGGAGGATCTCACAGAGCCGCTTAGCTACACTCACCTCGGGCAGAGGCATGCCATTGATGATCAGGTCTGGTTGCTGGGGGCCCTGGCTGTTGAAAGAGTGATGGTAGATGTGGTTGGCGCTGGTATTGCGGGTATTCTGGTTCTCCACGTTCAGGAAAGTGCTCTCAGAGCGGCGGCAGCCCAGAGGAAGGGTCTGCTGGTGGTAGTCGAAATAGTTGAGAGAGGAGGTCAGGGAGGAGCAACTGACAACATTCATCTTGTCTGTCTCCTCCACATCCCGGGGTACCAGGCGGATGTcattcttactgatttttttcttcttgcttgaTTTCTTTTGATGACCATAGGAGTATTCAGCGATTCTATGTGATAGAAAAGGCAGCATGTATCGCTAACGCCCTCCCAAACCATGCATCAGTTAATAAACATCAAGCACCCCAGAGGGTTGCACCCCATCTCTGCTCCAGCTTCTTATTCTGGCACATCGCATCATCGGGTTTCTCCCTGTGCTTTTTACATGTGAAAACAAGCTGAGGGCCATAACGTTTTTATATTAAGCATAGTAACCTCTCGCTACCCCTTCCTCCTCAAAAGTTTGGATTTGGAATTTCTCCTTGTGAGTGGCCACTTAACAAGGGTGTGGAGACAGGGGAAGTTGAGCCTATGGGAGAGAAAGCATGAAAATGCTCAAGTCTGGAGCTTCCCTGGAACCCAAAGGAACTCCTGGGTGAAATAAGCAGCAAGTCCTAATTTATCAGaagatgacaggaaggaaataaaacctaATCCCCTTTCCAGTTCCTCCAGGCAACTGCCATGTGACAAACAACCTCAAGTCAGGTTCCTTGATAACTGACCTGATCAGTTTTTGACTGGAGCACGTCAGACCCTTTCCTTTGACAAATCCTCAGCTCCTCTCCTTCATACCCTCCTTCCCCCTGCCCTAGCCCTGCTCCCTtcaactccccaccccacccccgcatcTCCTCGAGAAATGTGATAGCCAAACCCATTTGAATGAGGGGGAAAAGCCTTTTTACCTCTTTCCCCTTAGGCTCACTTTCTCCTCAGCCTTTTTGTCTTGCTCCTCGCTAATGGGAGAAACCGAGATGCAATGCAGACACTTGCTGTTTTGTCCTTTTATAAAACAGCCGAGGAGACAAGTGATGGTTAAACAATTACTGCAAAGGAATTTAAAGGTTAGTGCATTCAGCATCCTTCTCGATTCAGGTGTACCTACAAGCAGCTGTGCTGCAACTGGAACATAAAGAGCTCAATTTAATTAACACTGACAGAGACCCAGCAATGTGCACCAAAGACACTAAGCATTAAGAGAGTTGtccaaaaaaatacatttaaatgtagCCAGATTCTCAAAGTCATTTATTACTTTGCATATAATGATTCAGCTTATTGTCTGTAAATTCCATTTCTGAGCAATAATCAGGAAAACAATTGGGTTAATAAATAATACAGGTTTATCTTTACAAGGGAAAAGACTGTGCCTGTATTCTCGCTCGACAAAGCTAATTGTCTGAGTACAAAAAGGGAGCCCAATTCAAGCAGCAAGTGCAGATCATCTCGCAAGTCTCATAAATGAATTCATTTCAGGAAGAGGCTCTGCAGAGGCTGAGAACAAGAAATCTCTGCTTAATACCTGGAAAGATAAGCTCTTGAACTTTACGTTTCTAAAAAGTCTGAGCAGATGGGAAGATTGCATATCTCCAGAGGCCCATTCTTGCTCTGTCCCCAGGATCTTCCTACACCTGTGCAGTTGTGTCACCCTCACCCTTACACTCTGTGCTCAGGCAGACTTGCAGAGAGGGCAAGCTGATGCTACCAGGGCTTGGGAGCAGATAGAATCCCAAAGACCCCAGGACTggggttgattttcttttctaatctgtttAAAATCATTGGATAGTTCTAATCATTTCATTTACCCACGATGGGTAAGTTTGGCAATGCCCGGTCCAATTATTCAGCTGAAGCATTCATTGCGACCCCTTTCTGTATTGATCAATTATTTAATTAAACTGTACTTCATTAATCCCAAACCAGCACAGGAAACAGAGCTCTTTACAAAATACACATATGAGTGAAGTTGGAGAGCACTGAGATTTGCTTGCCACCGCCCCCAACCCCGCCAATTCAAACGCTCTCCTCCCTGTTTAATGATCTCCCTGGCAAGCTCTCAGAAAGAGCTCTCACTTCAAGTCATACATCACCAAGAGGTGGCACAGCCTtcaatatctttatttcaagctgatttctttttcatcaaGAAAGGGTCTTATGCGTTTACTTTATGCTGAGGAAATGGCTTTAAAAGAGTCCCCTCTATCATTATCtccatataaataaaattttgtagaCCCCCACATTTTTCTCCTATAAAAATTGTCATTGGCAGTCACAGGTTTCAAAGGTAAGAGCAatattaatttccatttctcccaTCTGAAATGACTCGGagctgaaggaaagaaaagtcatGGCCATTTCACTTGTAACAGGATTAAAGCATTTATGAGGCATTGCAGCTGCTCTTTTATGGTACCTGATTGATATTCATGTGTGGTTAGCATTTGTCTACTAACTTGTGTAATGCAGAGAATAGTAAAAGGGAAACAATAATTGCATGACTGTTACATATTCAGGGGGCTCTGATTCACAGAAGTGTGCATTTCAGTTGATGTCAAATACAAATCAGACCTACAGGAACATATTTTGACTGGTTAACATGCAAGCACAGATGGCACAAAAGACACACTGGATGTGTAGGTGTGTTgaaagcacacaaacacacaccttcATTGGAAATAGcagcatcattcattatcagcaaactaaagaaacaactttttttttcaaccGTTTCGATGAGACACTGCTGGAAAAAATTCCATGTACTATCCTAAATTGGATATTGTAAGCGAGGGTCAGCAAGACCCTCCAAAGTGCTGatcaggaaactttttttttttaaattactatgtGTTATTCCAGTTTCCAAATTTCTTCTCCCTCTGTCTttaccttcccctcccccatcctccttcccccacccctctctctctctcttactcatACCACACACGTACCCTGCACACATTGCAAGGGAAACTGTAACAAAATAGCCCATAGTGACATCCACTGGTAGGGACCAGCTCTTAGTACCACAACAGAGTTCCATATTAGAGAAAAGAACCATCAACTCCAGAAGATTGCTATTTTTAGTGAAACATCTGGATGCAAAAGTCCTGTCCTTCATTGGGATGTTTGGTGTCTACTCAACAACCAGATATTTGAAAACATATAGATGACTGGTAGAATTTCACTTCACATAGCAAGATGTTTGAGGACTGGATATAAAACAAGCCAAGAACACACTAAAAAACTCTTATCACCTGCTTCCCCACATACTCctgttctctcttcctcccaCTCTAAGGTTTTCTAAGATTCCACTCACAGGCTCGCTTCAGAGTTTCTCTCTACACAGGACAGGGCAGCTGCCAGCACTCCCTTTCCTTTCAGTACTTGTCCGAAAAACTCTACAGCCCCCAAATCAAGTTGTAGTACTTCAAGGTTTTGCCAAAAATCAACCTCTCTTTCTCTCAAGTCTCTCTCAAAATCTCtctttctcattaatttttttcctgccaTAACTTCATGGAGACAGCtgtgcaaattttaaaatgataattgcTTTTCTGCTCATCACCATTATGTGACAGAATCCATTGGAACACTAAATGGTTGTCTTCCAGCAAATTGTCAGATCAAAAGAATTGATCAACTGGGGCTAACACAAATTCCCCCTCCCCACAAAAAGGAGCTGCTGTAAGTAGGATGCATGCATTTACATAGGAAACAAAAGCATTGGGATtttcacacagagacacagatacaCCTTATTCTCCCAAgacaaagagggaaagaaagaaaaagttggctCTACCTGCAATTGTAGGTCCGGATCTCTTTGTTGTCTCTCTTGCACTTGATCGCCACGAAGATCATAGTGACAAAGAGGATGCCAGCAATGGAGCCCAGGGCGATAATGAAAATCAGGGACAAGTTCACCGAGCCCATCGACTCTTGGGCGTCGAGAGCAGGGGACAGGTAGATTAGAACTAGCGCAGAGGCGGAAAGAGACGTCTTGCCGTGGTCGTGGGCCACCACAATAAGCTCATAGGAAGCCTTGGAGCTCTCACTGAAGGTGCGAGTGGTTCTGACCTCGCCATTGATCTGGTCTATTTCAAAGAAACCGCGGTCCCCCTCTGTCATGTCATAGGTGACCCGGCCGTTCTCGCCCTCGTCGTAGTCATCTGCTTTGACAACGGTCACCAGGTAGCCTATGCCTGAGTTGCGGGGGATGTAGACTTCCGCGGTGCCGTTGATCAGCGGTGGGGCGGTGATGACTGGGGTATTATCATTGACGTCGAGGATGATGACCCGAACAGTGGCATTGCTCTGCAGCGAGGGCAGGCCGCCGTCCTTGGCCAGCACCTTGAATTCAAATGCCTTGGTCTGCTCATGGTTGAAGGATCGCAGCGCATAGATATCACCCGAGTTGGGGTTGATGGAGACATAGGTGAAGACAGGCATGTCTCGCACCTGTGACGGCACGATCTGATAGGAAACACTGCCATTGAGACCCAAGTCGGGGTCTCGGGCCGACACCGAAAGCAGATAGGCACCGGGTGTGTTGTTTTCCTGCACAATGACCTGGTAGTAGGGCTTGGAGAAGTGCGGGTGGTTGTCGTTCTCGTCCGTGATGCGCACGGTAAAGGACTTGGCACTCTGCAGCATGGGCACGCCACCGTCGCGCGCCTGGATGGTGAGGTTGTACTGGTCATGCTGCTCGCGGTCCAGGCGTCCATCCACCAGGATAGTGGAGAAGCTCTCATACTCCTGCAGCCGAAAGGGCACGTTGCCCAGCAAACGGCACTGCACGCGCCCATTGAGGCCAGAGTCTCGATCAGACACCCGCACCAGTGCAATTACGTAGCCCGGGGGGGCGCTCTCGCTCACCTCCACCAGCTCGCTGTTTACCGACAGCAGGTTGATGACCGGCGGGTTGTCGTTGGTGTCCAGAACGCTGACGGTGACCTTGCAGTGTGCCGGGATGGAGTTGGGCCCCAGGTCCTTGGCCTGCACGTCCAGTTCATAAACATGGCCTTCTTCATAGTCTAGGGCACCGGTGACCGTGACCAGGCCGCTGTGCGGGTCGATCTGGAAGAGCTCTCTAGTGCGGTCATTGACATAGCCGTAAAATGAATAGACCACCTGGCCATTGGTGCCTTCGTCTGGGTCTGTAGCGTTGAGACGGATGACGGGAGTGTTGGGAGGTGAGTTCTCTGGCACGCTCACTGAATAGGTGGACTCGCCAAACACCGGGTTGTTGTCATTGGAGTCGGTCACTTTGATGCTGAGGCCAACAGTGCCCAGGTGCGGCGGGTCGCCGCCGTCGAGCGCAGTGATGCGAAAGCTGTAGTGCGACTGCGTCTCGCGATCTAGACTCTTCTCCACCACGAGTTCGGCGAAGCGTGAGCCGTCGCCGCGGGTCTTGATCTCCAGGCCAAATAGCTCGTTTGGAGTCAGCTCATAGGTCTGCACACCGAAACTGCCCGAGTCCGGATCATAAGCGCTGTCCAGCGGGATGCGCGTGCCCGGGCTGGCCGCCTCTGAGATCTCCAACTCAATCTGTGCCGCCGGGAAGCTGGGAGCGTTGTCATTAAGGTCCTTGATCTCCACCTTAATTACGCAAATCTCCATTGAGCTGGACATGACCTCGAGCGAGATGATGCACTTGGGGCTCTGGCGGCAGAGCAGGTCACGGTCAATCTTCTGCTTGGTGACCAACAAGCCCGAGCTGGGGTTGATGTCCACCAGGTGCGGAGCCGAGTTGGACACCACACGGAAGGCAGAGGCCTGCCGTGGGTCCAGTGCAAAGCCCGCCTCCCGCGCGTCCTTGGCCACGTTGGCGATCACCGTCCCGGCGCGCTGCTCCTCTTCTACCGAGTACTTGAGGTTAATGAGGGCGGCCGCCTGTGTCCATAGCACAGCCAACAGCAGCAGCACCGGCAGCAGGAGTGACTCCATGGCTGCGCGGGGCTCTGCCTGGCCTCGCCTCTCCACACCCCTCCGAGACCGACGCCGCCGGCGCTCCAGCTTCCCGCCGACTTGGGCCGCCTGTTGCGCCCGCCCCGGGGCCCCGGAGGCCGCGGGAGGAGTCCCGCCCAGGGCGGCCCGGCGGCGCGGGGGGGAAACCCGCGCCGGCTCCAATGCTGAAGTTGCGGCGGACTCGGCGGGGGCTCTCGCGGGGCCCGGGGGCTCCGAGGGGCCGAGGGAGCGCCGTGCGGCCCCgagccccctccctccagcccggCTATTCAGTTTTCCCCCTTCAAAGTTAGCCCGGCGCGACTGGCAGAAGCGGCGCAGGGCTGCGGGTGGAACCGCGTCTGAGAAGCCGGATCGACGCGCTGCTGAGTCCGGACCGCACTGGAGGCGAAGGCGGGGAGTGCAGTGCGGGTACAGCCTCTCAGGCACTACCCGACCCGCCGCGGCGCACCGGCACTGGGGCTGGTGAGCACGCTGTCTGTGCACCTGGCATGCGCAAGGATCTACCCCGAGTTCCCCTGGCTCACCGCAGAGACAGGACCCGCCTGGAACGCGCCCTCCGGGATCCTGGGGGGCCACGCTGGCCTTTTCGAGGCCTGTTGGGGAGAAAGGGGGGTCGCAGGAGGGAGTTTGAGTTGCTGTCAAGCGCCGCAGCCGTCAGAGTATCCGGCTGAGCGGGAAGGCAGTCCTCCAGCCTGCAGAAGACGGGGGAGGGGATAGAGGCTGCCGAGACGAGAGCTTGCTCCCTTGCACTGTGGTTGGCTTCAGAAGGTTTGAGGGGCGCGTGTGTCCAGGATCGGAGGTGGACACGGAGTCACCCCCACTGAGCAGCTGGACTGCGGACTTCTGCGTCTCAGAAATTAAAGTTACCAATGCAGCCCGAGGCTCCACGTCAAGTCTGTGAAAACCGGCCGATGGAAAtttgctcaagaaaataaaggtccagtctttccaatggccggggggcggggtgggggagtggggaggaggggagggaaagcaaaaacagtaccggCCAGGAGAGGCGGGGCCGCCGCCGCTGGTACCAGGGGCTTCTCCTTCTCCCTCGGTCTGGATTGGGGTGTCGCTCCGAGGGCCGCCGCTGCCAGGGGAGGAAGCCCTCCTAGCTCAATCGCATGTCGCTGGGGTCCGCCTCAGCAGCTGCCACGGTCGACGGTTTTGTCGCCACCGAAGTTTACTTGCGGGAGCTTCTTGATTCCATCCTCCTGGAGAGGCGCTGGCCGCGCAGCGTTGAGCTCACACCCTCCCCGGCGCTCGCGGGCATGGGAGGTCTATCTcgctttctccttctgtcttggGCTGTGGGTGAATGTGTGAAAGAAAGGAATAGTGAGTGTATGGTGCGAGGTGTGTAAGTGGGGAGTGTGAGAGAGCAGGGGTGGGAGGTTTCGGATCTCGGATGAATCCGCTCAGCCGGAATGCCGCGGAGCGCAACGCGCCAAGGGTCTGCGCCGGGCTAGGGACGCGGGTGCCAATGCCCCCCAGGCAAGCAAGGGATGGTGCGAGGGAGCCGTGCTGCCGTCTGCGCCCGCTCGTCAGTCTCCTCTCTGTGCCTGCCGCCgccgctactgctgctgctgctcctgccgaTGCCGCAAACTACTGGCCGTGGAGTCTGGAGAGAGCAGGAGAGAGCCGGAGCTGCTGAGACAGGCTACGCCAGGCACTGGCCAATCAGCGCTCAGCCCAGCTGGCCCCGGCCTTGGGGCGGGGCCAATGcgcgggagggggcggggccagccGGAAACTTACACACTGGCGGGACCAAGTGATACCCCAGCCCGCAGAGCCGAGGCAGCAGTCTGGGAGGCCAGTCAAGCCCAGCAGGGGTTAGAAGGCAGGGTGGAGCAAGTCGAGGGGTGTCCTGGAGCTGCAGCTGAGCCTCCCCAGGAACTGCGCGCCTCTCGTGTTTGTAGAGATTGCAGGAGAGATGAGGATTTGATTCTCTCGGTGTGTTTATCTCCCTCACATATCTTCATATTTTGAATATAACATTCATATTCAtattctttctctcccctccccccgccctctttttctctttgcccTAGGTTTGTCtgtcagtttctcttttcttcttctcgggtagtggaaggaagaaagggaaggagaaagcgCCCCAGACGTGGTCATTCATCCGGCTCTTGGCCAGTGACTCTTCAGCTAAGAGCCGCGGCAGCCATCCTCCCGGACCGTCACCCCCATCCTCCTTCCCGAGCAGACCTgtgagcccccacccccacccccggcgcAAGCAGGGTCCCTGACCCGGTTCGGTTCGCTCTTGTCTGTTGTCTGTTAATCAAATGGGATCTGTGGCGCAGGGACTGAGCCACCCAGAGGGCTGGACACATTTCGTTGCCCCTCACCCAACACCATTGGAGAATTTAGCTCTCTATAAATAAACTGTACATTTGAGAAGAGCAGGTGGGCGGACGCCGCCGCACCGCGCCAAGCTAGGAGAGCTGCGAGCCCAGCGGGAGCTGCGGAGCTGGTGCGCAGTCTACGTTGGTCGCCGGCAGCTGGAGCCGGCGCGGATGTGCGGGGCTCCCCAGCTTTCCTGCAGTGCCTCAGTCCCAGGGGGCTGTCAGCTTCTCTGGCGGTGGTGGCGACGGTGGCTGGCGTGTGCCGGTGCCGAGAAGCGGGAGGCCGGCGTGGCCGGGGTTGATATCAAACTCGGCTTCCCTTCTGGACTGAAGGCGCCCTGGGGACAGAGGGGGACTCCTCCCTGCCCCGTCCTGATTCTCTTAATTAAGGTCACGGGCTGGAAGAATCAAAAGTACTTCTCTGAACTGTTGggatgttttggtttttttcatcATAGATTGGGGGTGGAAGAGGGCTGGCTTCTGAATTCACAATTCTTGAAAGAGTGCATCACCCTTCTGAGTGAATCGTCTTGGATATTTGGGAGTCTTGGGTGAGCAAATTCATAATTAACCCAGAGACACTGGCCCGAGCCTGTGTGCTTAAAATGAGACTCACTTTTGCCCTTTAAAAAACACTAAACAAGGGGGAAAGGCATTTGAACACATAATAGGTTTTCTCAAAACTGCCATGTTTTTGCAGAGAACAGCctagctgctttttaaaaatatttcttttcccaaGAGGAGCTAGTTTAGCGGCCTTTACTTtggcaggaggaagaagaagacagCTTTCTCCCTCAGAAAGGAATTATTCTGGGATTGAGGTTGAgacaccccccctcccccgccccaacgTGCATCTGAGACCAAGGGGAGGGCGCAGAGAGCTTGATCCGCTTTCCGCGTGGGGGTCGTTTCACTCTCTAATATTAGGATGCAATTCAGCCCAGAACATCCAGGAGAAAATCGAAGCATCTGCAATGAATATCATTTAATTTGGTCATTTAGAGGTGCAGGTGAACAACAGAGTTGTGACTCGAGGGAACCGCGTGGCCCGCCTGCTTTTCTGCAGACCCTGCCTGCCGGAGGAGAGTGACAACATGGCAGGCAACGCGGATGCACCTCACAGGCTCCGCAAAGAAGGGCTCCATTTGATTTATCACAGTTATTTACCTTTGATGTCAGCGAGTGGGAATGAAGTGCATCTTGGTCTAATTAAAGCGGCCTAAAAGGCATTTGAAATGGGTTGCTATCTGATCACGGGATATGAGTTCGGCGTTTGGCAGCGTTCTAAAATATTGCTTGGACTATTTAAACAGAACAATTAGCAGCATGCTAAAATATTTGCATGATATGCTTAGAAGCTTTAGCTGTAAACTTTAAGGCGATCTGTTCTCCTTTAAGTCAAAAAAGGATGATGCTGCTTCCTTGTGGCGAAGGCTGTCAGGAACCCACTGATCAATAAAAGTAAACTGGCGCCTCCACGGCTTGACTGAGCGGGAGCAAAGAGTCTGAGAAGTAGTCTCGGCCATTAACAATCCCCCAGGTAACAAGAAATGGAAGAATTACTCAGGTAAAATGATTATCATTGCTGTGGCATCTGAAAAGATGCACACAACAAGATAAGAGGGCTGAGGACCTCTTACCTTGGGGAATGCTAATAGAATGTCTATAGTCTGTtgtctttaaaagataaataagagaATTCAATCCATGTACAATGTCATTACCTTTGTAATTGCAATCACATTGTAAAGACATGTTCTGCATTTGCAAAGACAAATGTGCTCGCTTCGCTACAGAGATCACACGGGGTTCCCTGGGTCCTGCTCGCTGTTCACACTCAATGCTCCCCGCCTTTCCAAGTACAGCATCCGAAGTACTCCCAGCTATACTAAACCGCTTTTATGAAAACCAGGTGCCAGGGAGGCTGGGCCGTGTGCctctgctttccttccttctcatcaCCCGCAAGCTCAAAGTGATAGTGACACCTCCCCTCCAAAAAATAGTTCTTCCATTCCCCTAGTCTACTTCTACAGATAGCCCTaatgccgccgccgccgccgtttGCTCTCAGAATGTATTTTTTGCTAA
The nucleotide sequence above comes from Bos javanicus breed banteng chromosome X, ARS-OSU_banteng_1.0, whole genome shotgun sequence. Encoded proteins:
- the PCDH19 gene encoding protocadherin-19 isoform X1, with the translated sequence MESLLLPVLLLLAVLWTQAAALINLKYSVEEEQRAGTVIANVAKDAREAGFALDPRQASAFRVVSNSAPHLVDINPSSGLLVTKQKIDRDLLCRQSPKCIISLEVMSSSMEICVIKVEIKDLNDNAPSFPAAQIELEISEAASPGTRIPLDSAYDPDSGSFGVQTYELTPNELFGLEIKTRGDGSRFAELVVEKSLDRETQSHYSFRITALDGGDPPHLGTVGLSIKVTDSNDNNPVFGESTYSVSVPENSPPNTPVIRLNATDPDEGTNGQVVYSFYGYVNDRTRELFQIDPHSGLVTVTGALDYEEGHVYELDVQAKDLGPNSIPAHCKVTVSVLDTNDNPPVINLLSVNSELVEVSESAPPGYVIALVRVSDRDSGLNGRVQCRLLGNVPFRLQEYESFSTILVDGRLDREQHDQYNLTIQARDGGVPMLQSAKSFTVRITDENDNHPHFSKPYYQVIVQENNTPGAYLLSVSARDPDLGLNGSVSYQIVPSQVRDMPVFTYVSINPNSGDIYALRSFNHEQTKAFEFKVLAKDGGLPSLQSNATVRVIILDVNDNTPVITAPPLINGTAEVYIPRNSGIGYLVTVVKADDYDEGENGRVTYDMTEGDRGFFEIDQINGEVRTTRTFSESSKASYELIVVAHDHGKTSLSASALVLIYLSPALDAQESMGSVNLSLIFIIALGSIAGILFVTMIFVAIKCKRDNKEIRTYNCRIAEYSYGHQKKSSKKKKISKNDIRLVPRDVEETDKMNVVSCSSLTSSLNYFDYHQQTLPLGCRRSESTFLNVENQNTRNTSANHIYHHSFNSQGPQQPDLIINGMPLPETENYSFDSNYVNSRAHLIKSSTFKDLEGNSLKDSGHEESDQTDSEHDIQRSLYCDTAVNDVLNTSVTSMGSQMPDHDQNEGFHCREECRILGHSDRCWMPRNPMPTCSKSPEHVKNIITLSIEATAADVEAYDDCGPTKRTFATFGKDVSDHPAEERPTLKGRRTVDVTTCSPKVNSAIREAGNGCEAISPVTSPLHLKSPLPTKPSVSYTVALAPPARDLEQYVNNGPSRPSEAEPRGADGEKVVHEVNPILKEGRDKESPGVKRLKDIIL